ATTGAGATAATGGAAATTTGGGGTTAGAATAGATTACACTATCAATTAGAAGATAACCTTGTAGTTGACAACACAGGTCCACCAGGAAAAAGTGTTTGCGTCGCTTAAATTGTTATGATCAGTAATATGAAGTAGATAAGCAAATAACTTAGATTCCATCACCTTGAGTCTTTGAAAGAAATCATCCTCTTTCCATATCTGTATGATTTCTTCCAGAGATTCATGGTCCCTTCCCCTAATAGACACACATGCAGTAGTAACAGCTTTAGGATAAGAAGCAATTATAAATATGCGCCATGCATCTGAGGGGCTGGAGctagaataaataatttagaaaaataggagTATTGGTCAGCTGTGGGATGCTTTAGGTTTTACCTCTCCTTAGAGAATGGTCCAAGATGgaaacatttctatttctctccagcAGGGGGAATGATGCATAAATGTGTAGCTATGACAAGGGCCAAAAACAGCAATTAGGAGCCCATCTGATGCAAACCATTTATATTCCAGGTGAAGGGTGCTATGACTATTATTTCCTTGTGCTAGGTGAGGAGGGAATGTGGACCTGAGCATTGTTACTATTTCCATTGGTTCCTTCATAACCACAACCTAATAAACAGTCTtccattatttaaattaattaaatgttttttattgaaTAGTTATTTGTCCTCTTGAACCACGTGTATGGCTagagagaagtaaaataaaaagagtataaattactaagttttaaaaatttcgaCACATTCTTTAAATCAGAGGGGAGCATATAAATTCAGCAAAgcattttgctattaaaataaattgttgtcAACATATGGAATATTTAGGGAGAGGTATGATTTCGCCTTGCAAATGcagatttccatttttctaagaaTGTGCAAACAAACACTGGGAACACTGTGGAGAGCTGCATCGGCTGGAATAAACATACGTGGTTCTCTGAAGACTTCCACTCCAAGGTCCTgcgactttattttattttgatattttgattcTGCACATCATCTCTCTCAGAGACTGGTGGACCTGCTTGTTCCGCAGAGTGTAGATGACAGGGTTCAGCAGCGGAGTCACCACTGTGGTCACAAGGGCAGCTCCCCTGTTGGATTCCAgcctgtttgtttgctttggtttcACATATATAAAGACATAGCTGCCATACATCAGAGAGAGAACAATGAGGtgagaggagcaggtggagaaagcCTTCCGTCGCTCCTTGGCTGATGGGAGGCAGATGATGGTGACTACTATGTTGCTGTATGCAATGATGGTTATGATGAGGGATGTCAAAAGGATACACAAAGCGAGGACAAAAGTCAAGGTTTCAACAGATGTGGTGTCAGAACAGGAGAGATGGATCAGGGGGCCaaggtcacagaagaagtgagGGATGACATGGGGACCACAGAAGGATAACTGGGAAACCTTCACCACCAGACCAGTGATGAGGGTCAAGCCCAAAGAAAAGCAGGCAGTGACCAGGAGGAGGCCAGTCCTCAGGTTCATGATGGTCGGGTAATGCAGAGGCTTGCAAATGGCCACGTACCGATCCACAGACATCACTGCCATGAGGAAGAAACCTGCTGCTCCcagaaataagaagacaaaagctTGTATGAAACAGGCAGGAAAGGAAATCGTTTGCGGGCCTAAAAGAAAGATGACCAGCAACTTAGGAATAACAGAACTTGTGACACAACACTCAGTGAATGAGAAGAtgctgaggaaaaagtacataggTGTCTGGAGCAGGGAGTCCGCACAGGTGATGATGACTATGACCACATTGCCTGTGAGGGAAGCCAGGTACGCCAGCAGGTGCACCATGAAGAGGACCTTTCCCAGGTGCTGGACAGCAGGAAACCCCTCCAAGGTGAATTCTTGGACCATTGTCCCATTCCCCATTTCTGTGGTCATCTCTTTCCTTTGCGGCATCACCTGCTGGTCTTAACCTACGATAAAGAGATCACAGCTGGCTCTGAAGATCAAGTTATTTGACTACCTGAGAATGTGGCTAGGCAGGTAGCAAAGTGGTCCAGCGAATTGTTTCTTGAATCGGAAGCACCTCAGTTCAATACTAATCTCTAACCCCTGAGACAGGTCATCTTTCAAAAGGTAGTTAACCTTTCTAAACTTCACTTTCCCCCTCTGTACAATGAAGGTAATAGGATCTACCTGTTCATGGTCTTGCGCGAAATAAGTAAGATAAAGCAAGTAACTCACTTGGCATGGGATGCCAATGTTTCCTGTGTGTTCCTCAAAGTCTAATTGGAATATTATGATCATTAAGATGCTCCTGCATCTAGCTTGATCACTAGACAGTGGTACTAAAATTTTCTTAGTTATaaaactttcatttgtttttcaatattatcAATTTGTAAATAAACATAACAGTAATATAGGCAATATTctctttgaatattctttttaaaacatgcaacaAATTCTCTGGTCCAggtcatcatcaacatcatcatcatcgtcatcatcatcattagttGAGAACTTTACTCATTTGGTCCTGTGCTGCTCACTGAAATTCAGTATTTCTTTCCTCCCCACAATAATCATGAGGGTTTGGTTGCCCCTACCCCCTCTTCTACTGAAGCagaaattgaggcatagaaaGGTAAGGTCACAAGGCTGGGACTTTTGCTACATCTGGCCAAATTGCAAGCCCCTGCTGTTTCTAAAtgatatgacaaaatattttaaaataggaacaaagatTTTGTTGCTGATCTCTCAACTTTAAATGAAAGGTTAGCTTTATTTACCTTACTTTTTCTATCCTTAAGTTAATATCATTGATGAATTACTGACCTACAGAATGACACAGGCCCTAGAGTTGATTAGCTTTAGCACAATCATTTTGTAGAAGAGGCTGGAGACCAGAGACATTGGGGAGCTCAACAACAGCGTATAAGTTGTCAATCCAGGACTTACTCCACTTTCCTGAGCTCCATGCTGGCGTGTaagagggatggggagtgacAGGAGTCCCAGATTAGCTCTCTTAGGAAGGATATTCTGGGAAGATGGCCCCCATGCACTCACTCTTACATCAAAGCCCAATGAAcgctctccttctcccttcagtTCACTCAAAAAATCACTTCACCATGTTGGGCTCTCTTATCTCAACACCAAGCTGAAGGTCTGCAGTGTGAAATGTGTCTCTCTCACTAACCTGCCATGAACCAAGTTCTCCAAAGTGCTGCTCATGCAACCAGAGTCCTCACCTCTGTGTGACAATGCCAAGAGGGCAGCCTGAAGGGGCCTCTGCCTCTGTTCCAGTTGACAGCAGTGGGCCCACGGAGCTACCCCATTCCCTGAAGCCAGGAACACGCACAAGTCAACTCACTGGGGCATGGCTTCCTCCTCTTGTAACTGTTCTCTTCCAGGAAATCAAGAGCTTCCTGTGGACTCAGGGGAAAGGGGAGTAAAAGGAAACTCATTTGTCACAGCCTGTTTTCCCACAGTGGGGTGAATATGGACCCCATATTCCCAGTGTCCCTGGCTGCAAAGCCCTGTTTTAAAGCCCAGAATGTTTCATACCACAACAAGGCTACATGGCAGTCTTAACCACTGAATCCCCACAAAATAGGAGGCAGAATAAAACAACCACATTTCACTGGCCCCGATTCTGGACAAGAACTTGACTCCAGGACTATCAGGGTTTTGATGAAAGGTCTGGCTCTGCATCCCACAGTGGGTAAATGCCCACCTCACATGCAACGTTGCTGCCCACCTACTCTACCTGCTCACAGGAGCAGGCAGCTTCTCCTGAGTGCAGCCCTCTATCTGCTGAGAAAAGGCTCCTTCTGCTGGAGTTCTCCACTGTCATGGGCGCATCTGCTCCAAGATACGCTTTATTGCACTATGCTCCTCCATCATACCCTCACCTTCCCATGTGGAGAAGCATCCTTGCTCTACTGAATCACTGTCGAGCAGCTCCCAACATGCAGGTCTCAGGCTTCTGTGGTAGTCTTCCCACAAGACTGTGTGTGGTTACCAAGCAGGATGTGCCCAGCCAGTGAGCAGAGAGGGCAGGCTCCCAAACCTCATTAAGAGCTGAGGGGATGGGCACAAAGTAAAGGCAGGGTTGGAACCCTGGGGGCAGTTAATTGGTCACTGTTGAGAACAAGAGTTACTGACACAACTCTTATATTTATCTTTCGATTGTCTGTGGTGGAAATTGGCTCCCACATGTCCAGGCTGTCCTCTGCcaagatttttcaaagaaattatgcGACTTAATTTCCCAAGTGTTTCTAAAATCCCAATTTGAATGTTGCTACTGATTCGAGGGAAAAGCCAGACCAAAAGTTTCTACATGTGATGTGTGCACTGAGGCCAGAGCATAGAGGTTAAGAGAACAGATTTCATTGTGAGAAAGAGCTGGATTACACCATGGCTGTTGTCAGCTTTTGGGAAACACACTGGTTTTTGAGGAATGAGATGAGGAAATCCATCTTCCTCTCTCAAACATTCTTCATGCCTCCACCAACATTATGATTcttttcattgaatatttttgtctGAAGAATATCTTTGTTTCCATTCCCAATCTCCCTGAAAAAGAGAAGCATGCATTTCCCCCTCTTCAGGGAAGGATAGGGAATAATTAGGTGGTTTCTGTGACGTCTCTAACCTGGCCCgtccctctatttttaaaaaaacctcggAAGTAGCTCTCCAGATTCCTTCTAGGATCTTcttgcagaagaggaaggaagagaagtgggCACCAGGGTGGAGAAGCTGTTACCCTAGCAACCACTGGCTTGGAAGGCTGCTTGTCCTCCTGGGTACGTCAGCTGGGCTGAGCGGCAGGAATGATCCATGTTTCTACGGCCTCTGCCTTCTCGTTGAAAGCCAAGGAAGGAGATGAaattcccaaaatatattttcGGGCAACCTTGGATATGTGGTAGCTGAATGGAGATCTGTTCTGCCTCAATATTTCCTCACCAGTAATGATCGCGCAAAGTCAAGGCAAATGTTATAAAATTTCCCGAATATTCATGTGGCTCCCACAGTCCTACAAATAGACAAAATCATTTCTGTAACATCTGTCcatccacacactctgctttcaaTCCATGCCAAACCTGGACTGAATGGTCATATTCTCAGTTGGAAGTTAGGGAAAACATGGGAGATGAGTTACAGAAACTGGAGCAAAGTGAGACCATAAAGACTACTGCCCAGATAAAGGCCCATTTGCATaggattcttttaaatttattcagtgCCAGCTTCATGGTGCAGAAATACCTGTGCCACCTGAGCAAGTCCCAATGCCAagactgggaggagagaggactggCATGTATTTGGTGAAAGGCTTACAAAGGGGAAGCTCAGATGGGGTGAACTAACTATATCATCCATCTAGCCTAAGGGGTGCTGACCTGGCAccaagaaatatttcaaagcttcctttgtctatatttctcttttctggataGTGCCTTCACAGCTCTCCAATACCCAgtatttctttgtgcttttcaatGACACCTTGAGATTTCgtttatttgtgaaatttttcAGTATTCCTTGTGCTTTGAGGATTTATTAGCTTGTTAATGAAAGAGATAGCTCTTAAAGTTGTGTTTCTGATTATCTAACAACGGAGACAAAAAGCAAACATCAGCTTGTGACTTTTCCTCTGCAGCATATTGTTATGCTTACCACTCTGTCCCTGTGCCACTTTTCAAAAATTAGGCTACACTAATATTCAGAATTTATATAATAAGCatattttggtttaaaatgtaCCTGATTAATATGATCTGTTCATAGAAAAGTTTCGATGTCTTGTATTATATGCCTTAGTAAGAAGACTAAGTAGGGCCTAATGAAAGGTCAATCCTATCACCCATGATATTGTGGGTGATATTGTGAGAGAGACTAGCGGATGCTAAGTTGAACAGGAAATGGGGATTGGGATGGGGAGAAGCAGTGTCAGCAGCCCGAACACCAGTCTGACGGTGGAGTTGCTGTAAAACTGATAATACGTTGAGAACCAAACTAACTCTTCATGAAATTTCCATAAAAAGAAGGCAACAATCCCAATGGGGACCCAGAACACATGAGTTCTGATCCAGAGGGCTCGTTAATATCATACCCAATACCATCCACCATGTGAGGGAAAGCATATTAGTGTAAGGATCTTCCAACCTGGGACCAGGAGGGAAAGATGAGGTATAAGATAATTTATGAGAtctgaatttcttattttgttttttattcaagcaagggaaaaagaaatcttttcttttttaatgaaccTCCCACTATAGAATGATTAAGAGGAATACTGTGGATGGAATAGGAAGAGGTGGAAAAAGCCATCTGTAAATCTCAAAAGAAGCTATGTTGTAAGATTCTGCATCTTCACTTTTATTACTTTCCTGGTGGGATTTCTTCTGTTTGTCTCACCTTTGATGTGTGGAGGCTCAAGGTTTTGGGGAGAACACGTGTGGTTTTAAGTGGTGTCCTTAGTACCAAAATTCCTAAGCACCTTCATCTCAAGACCTTTCCAGCATGAAATGGTGAATGTGACGTTTTGCAAGGTCAAGATTTGACACAAAGTATTGAAGACCCCCCAATAAAATTTGCAACAACAAACTCCTTTGAAATGGGGGTGAAGTTCACATAAGTTCATGCCTCTCCTGATGACACCCTCACAGCTTATTATGTGATATAGTGTTTTACTGTTATGGGAAGGGATCCTTCTTAGATGAGAAGATGAAAGATGtgcagtggagagagaaaactaaTTTATATAATCCCCTTTAGGAAATGTGATCCTTTTGGCTGGGCTTGAGACATCACCTCACCAATTAGCATTATATTGAGGTGTGACATGAAGTCAGTTTCTGAGATTCCTAAGACTCAGTAAACCAGATTGATCTCTTTCCACACATATAAATGTGGGGATCTCAGGGTGATCAGACCTGTTTGTGTAGGCGTTAGGGAGATGTTTCCTAGAATTATAACACCATCAGATTCAGTCTTCTTCGCCAGATCTTGTCACTGCTTGGAGGCAAAACTCCTGAGAAGAATTCTCAGGAAACAGAGGAGACAAACTGAAATTCTTCAACCTCCTAAAGGGACTGGAATGCTCAATTTTGGCAGAGGTAGCtatctgtctcttcttccttatGTGGAGGTCAAGTCATCCACAAGGCAGGGAAGGAAAGGCACCAGTGCAGGCACCGTGGGGGAGCCCGTGCTCAGGCTGATCAGGAGGCACACTGCCAGGTCGAGCACATTCTTTTGAGGAAAGGGGCCAGTGCAGGCACAGTGAGGGAGCCCATGCTCAGGCTGATCAGGAGGCACACTGCCAGGGTAAGCAAGTGCCATGTCCTCAGAAGTCTGGTTTCTTCTGGCAGTGTGCCTCACCTTTGTGCATCAAGTCTGCTGATGGGGGAAGACACATCCAGACAAAACTAGAGGAGCTGGGTGGGCTCAGTTCTGCTTTCTCCTCACACATATTTAGTTTGActctttgttttgaaaagaatggaaatccAATGAACTTCAGTCAATGAGGGGGTTTTATTTCATGTGTGGCATCTCATTCATAGAAACCCTCAAAGGAGAGCCATAGTAGGCCTAGTGCTCATGGCCAGTGAATGTGGAAAAGGTTCTAGGTTCAAGGCAGCTCTAAGAACTTCAGAATCTTGGCTTTTGGATCATCCATCCACTGCTCTCCCATTAACACACTAGCCACATTCTTCTTGTGTGCAACTTTGCAGCTTTCTACCAAATGATGTTCTCTATACTCTTGATTTCTATCCCTCTATCACTTCAGTGACATCGGGTCCATAGTGGCTGTGATGCTTTCTTGTGGTACATCTCAGTGCttcatttaagagagaaaagatacaaattttcCACTCCTCCAAAAGTATGAAAAgggttaataaaataatttccaaaacattttatgaagtagaatattgtctttttctcccagctttgttgagatataaatgacatataacattgtgtaagtttcgGTGTAAAAAGGAATGATTCGATACACATATATGTGACAAAAAATATTCCACAATAAGagtagttaacacatccttcacctcacatcaTTACTATTTTGTCGTCATGGCAAGAACATTAAAACTACTCTTAtagtaactttcaagtatgcaatgcagtattattaaccatagtcgCAATGCTGTCccttagatcctcagaacttactcatcttataatgGAGAGttggtaccctttgaccaacaacTACCCATTtaccccacccctcagcccctcgCAACCACCAGTGCTATACTTTACATCTCCTGGACTTACTAGTTTATAATTGTCAGTTTGTAACTTTTGACTGCCTTCACACATTTCTCCAACTCCCCCACCACATGCAGCACCTCATGACTACCAATCTGTTTGTTATACCCATacattctgtttttgcttttgttttttctttttgattccacatataagtgagatcacgcagtctttgtctttctctatctgacttatttcacttagcataatgccctcaaggtccatccgtgttgtcacaaatagcaggattccttttataatattccttgaataatattccactgtgtatatatatataccatgttttctttaccCATCCATCACTTGATGGAcccttagattgtttccatatctgggctcttgtaaataatgctgcagtgaacatgagggtgcagatatctttctAAGATAGTGATTTCAATTCCATTGGacacatacccagaagtgggattgctggatcatatggtagttcgatttttaatgtttgaggaaactccatagtgtgttccataatggctgcaccaatttacattcccatcagctgTAGCCAagggatcccttttctccaccctatggccaacacttatctcttatcTGATGcataatagccatcctaagaATCATGaggtatctcgttgtggttttgagattcatccctgatgattagcgatgttgagcaccttttcatgtccttgtttggccatttgtatgtcttccttggaaaatcactcttcagattctttgccctttttttaatcgggttgtttgctttttttgctattgagttatatgagttccttacatatcTTGGtcattaaacccttatcagatatatggctggcaaatattttcttccattcggtaggttgccttttcattttgttgattgtttcctttgctgtgcagaagctttttagtttgatgagtcccacttgtttaattttgcttctgttgcttgtgctttgctgtcatatccaaaaagcatcaccaagaccaatgtcaaggagcttttaccctctgttttcttctaggagttttacggtttcaggtcttgtgtttaagtctttaatccattttgagttgattttgtaagTGGTGTAGGATAaaggtccactttcattcttttgctgtgGACATCAGTTAGCCCaacatcatttactgaagagacttttctttccccattgtgtatgcTTGGCACCCTTGTCATAGAGTATTTGACtgtatatatgtgggtttatttttgggctctctattctgttccattggtctatgtgtctatttttatgccagtacctactgttttgattactacagctttgtcaTATAGTTTGACATCAGGAggtgtgatgcctccacctttgttcttctttctcaagatcgtTTAGGCTATtcatggttccatacaaatttaagGATTGCTTttctatgtctgtgaaaaatACTGTTGGAACgttgatagggactgcattggctctgtagatcactttgggctgtatggacattttcacagtatgaattctttcaatCCAGGcccatggaatatctttctatttttctgtgtctttaatttctttcatcattgtctCACTGTTTTCACCGTTCatgtctttcacctccctggttatatttatttctaggtattttattctttttgatactactgtaaatggaattgtttttcaatttcattttcagtttgctcattgctagtgtatagaagaacatttgatttatgtattttaattttataacctACAAAGTTGCTGAACTCATTGACTAATTCTAATTACTTTGCATGTGAGTGTGTGgttgtgtgtaggtgtgtgtgtattccttttATGCAAGATCATGTCATGTgagaatagagatagttttacctCTTATTCATCTGTCTAGatgcctttgatttctttttcttgcctaattgcctgggccagaacctccagtacaaggttgaatggaagtggtgaaagcaggcatcctttcTTGTTTCTGATTTAAGGGGTAAGCATATAGCCTTTCATAATTAAGTTTAATGTTAGCTGTGGTATTCTCATTGATGCCCTTTACCAAATTGAGAAAGTTccttttattcttgttgttttctagtgtttttatcatgaaaatatgTTTGGAGTTTTTTAACTGCTGTTTTTCTGACATcaattgacttttcattttttctcctatattctaTTAATACAGAGTGTTACTTTAGCTGATTTTCAGTGAAGCTGTCCTTCCAAAGCctacttagtcatggtgtataccactattgtttttaaatttgctcTGTTCAGTGCTAGTATtttttctgagaatatttgtaaCTGTATTCCTAAGATTAatatctttagttttcttatcaTGTCCTTTTCTGGTTTGGTTTCAGGGTAAAACTAGCCTCATAAAACGGGTTGTGAAATGTTCCCTCACTTCTACTTTTTGGGAAAGTTTGTAAAGAATTGGTGTTAATGCTTCCTTGAATGTGTGGTAGTAGTCAGTGGGGAAGGCTTCTGGGTTGGGCTTTTCTTCTTGGGTggttttttgattattgatttgatcttttcatttgttataggtctattcagattgtctatttcttcttgagtcagttttggtggCTTGTgtttttccaggaatttgtccatttctcttaGTTATGTAATTCTTTGGTGCGCAGTTGTTCATGGAATTTCCTTAtaatcattcttatttttgtaagGTCAGTGCTGatgtccctctttccttcctgattttAGACACCTGTGTCTCGTCTCTCCTCCAACCCCTCAATCAGTCTCGCTCTCATTATTTTAGTGGAAGGTTTCTTAGTTGTGTTGATCATTTCCAAGACCAActtttggtttaattgattttctctgtgAATTTCCATCCTCTATTTCATTCTTGCCACTTtgctcttatttcctttcttctgttgttttaagttagttttctcttcttttgataGTGTCTTAAGGTGAagtttagtttatttatttgagatctttcttcatTCTTAATATAGGTGTTTGCAGCTATAAAATTCTCTCTAAGTagtgctttagctgcatcccataattTTTACTATGTTGCATCATTTTCATTCACCgcaaagtattttctgatttcccttgtgatttcttctttgacctattggttttTTAGGAAGGTATTGTTTAAgttccacatatttttgaattcCCCAATGCCATCACTGGATTGGATTTATGACTGccattttacttcttattttgtataagtctcatgtctttctttttttctgtttctcctctactactttcttttccattaagtgaatattttctaatgtgatatgttaactcttttaatcattttttgctatattttgagttttcttagTGTATGCTATCGGGTTTACAATATATGTTTTACCTATCACAATGTACCTCAGATTTATGCAAATTTAATTCCAGTGAGATATAGAAAAGTTACTCCCACATAGGCCTATTCTCCTCCCCTCTTTTGTCCGGTTACTGTTATACATATTACTGTTATACATATTATGCTTTTGTAATACATGTATTACaaacctaaaaatatatttttataatcattactttaattttgtctttgttttttatttttttgagtaagattagccctgagctctcATCTTCccccaatcctcctttttctgctgagaaagattagccccgAACTAACAttagtgcccatcttcctctgacttgtacgtgggatgcctgccacagcatggcttgacatgtggtgcataggtctacactctggatcccaaccagtgaaccccggaccactgaagcagaacgtgggaatttaaccactatctCATCAGCTGGCcactattttatgtcttttaaagaaactgagagaagaaagaagagtatgTCTATATTTATAGAATTTGTTATGttaactttattcatttttcctggctttcttcacttcctttgtAGATTTGAACTGCATCTGGCGTCGTTTCCTTCCTCCTATACAGTTTTTCTCCTGCCAAcatcctttgtgctgttattgtaaAATATGCTACATTTGTACGTAAGTCTATCAAATACAATTTTACATGTCTATACATACAGACAATGCAATTGCCTTTTAAATcagctaagagaagaaaagagaaaaatgtatgacTGTCCTGAAGTGTACTGTCTTTCATAATTATCTATATAATTACATTTACTggtcctctttgtttttctgagtgGGTTCAAATTATTCTCTGATGTAACTTGCTTCATGCTGAAGCattttctttagtgtttcttTTAAGGTTGGCCTGCTGGCAAAGAATTCTCTCAGTTGTAGtaatctgggaatgtctttatatCACCTTCATCTTTGAAAGGTAGTTTTGCTAGATATAAGGctctttttgttattgtggtaaaaatacataaaataaatgtatcttttcttctttacttcaTTCAGTTTTCTAGTAATTGTATTTTAGAAAAGtgctttttattgtggtaaaatgtatataacataaaattcacttc
This Equus quagga isolate Etosha38 unplaced genomic scaffold, UCLA_HA_Equagga_1.0 135409_RagTag, whole genome shotgun sequence DNA region includes the following protein-coding sequences:
- the LOC124232864 gene encoding olfactory receptor 2AP1-like; the encoded protein is MTTEMGNGTMVQEFTLEGFPAVQHLGKVLFMVHLLAYLASLTGNVVIVIITCADSLLQTPMYFFLSIFSFTECCVTSSVIPKLLVIFLLGPQTISFPACFIQAFVFLFLGAAGFFLMAVMSVDRYVAICKPLHYPTIMNLRTGLLLVTACFSLGLTLITGLVVKVSQLSFCGPHVIPHFFCDLGPLIHLSCSDTTSVETLTFVLALCILLTSLIITIIAYSNIVVTIICLPSAKERRKAFSTCSSHLIVLSLMYGSYVFIYVKPKQTNRLESNRGAALVTTVVTPLLNPVIYTLRNKQVHQSLREMMCRIKISK